The DNA window ATGAAGCACCCGCGCCAGCTTGCTGATCCCGACAACGCGGTCGCGCGGCAAATAAGCGATCGCCGCCTTGCCGATGATCGGCGCCAGGTGGTGCTCGCAATGCGATTGGAACGGGATGTCCTTCAGCAGGACGATCTCGTCGTAGCCGCCGACTTCCTCGAAAGTCCGGCTGAGATGCGAAGCCGGATCCTCGCGATAGCCGCGCGCATATTCGTGCCACGCGCGCGCGACGCGCTTGGGTGTATCGGCAAGGCCTTCGCGGGCAGGATCGTCGCCCGTCCAGCTGATGAGCGTTCGAATGGCGTCGAGCACATGGTCGGGAACCTCGACCTTCGGCGGAGTCGCGACGAGGTCGCCGTCGGCGGGATCCCGATGCTCGTCAGTTGGGGTCATGATGCAAGCTCCCGCTCGATATCCATTGCGACGGCTGCCGCTTGTTCGCGGATATCAGGGACCGCGACAATCTCCCAATAACGACCTTTGGTCAGCGGCCCGAGCGCCCACAGCCGTTCGCCCGCGCGGGCATGGTCATCGACCGCGAGCCCGAGGTTGAGGTGATCGGCCGCGACCTGACCGCTGTCGAGCA is part of the Sphingomicrobium sp. genome and encodes:
- the folE gene encoding GTP cyclohydrolase I FolE; the encoded protein is MTPTDEHRDPADGDLVATPPKVEVPDHVLDAIRTLISWTGDDPAREGLADTPKRVARAWHEYARGYREDPASHLSRTFEEVGGYDEIVLLKDIPFQSHCEHHLAPIIGKAAIAYLPRDRVVGISKLARVLHGYARRLQVQERLTAQVADAIWEHLQPKGVAVVIEASHACMTARGVSTPGVMMTTSRMMGTFREDERSRREVLALMGY